The window GCTTTTTATGATGTCACTCGTATCCTCCCTTTGCTCGGCAGACCTTGAAATAATACTCTTTGGTGCTTTTGATGCAGCGTTTTTATTTGTTTTAGTACTTGAGTCAGCAGCTTTCTTTTTATTTTCAGAGGATAAAATGTTATTCAGGGCATTTTTATCAATTACCTTATTTTTAGCATTGTTTGTAGAATATATATCATAATAGCTGTAAAAATTATAATCTGACATAATTTGATTGTCAAATACAGGCTTTTTATTTTCAGTCAGCGGCCCAATCTCATTATCCAAGTTGACTGAAACAACCGATTTGCAATCTGCAGCAGTATATATTGCATCTGAACCTGTAGTTGTTGCAATATTATTGAATATCACAATAGAGCCAATAACAATAAAAACTGGCACAGGTATAATAAATTTGTGTTTTTTTACAAACAATAGTAAAACTGTCGGATCAATATCCTCTTTATATATTCTTCGAGATAAGTCCGATAGCTTCCCAAAATTAATTTTAGAGGGTATCAATCCCCTGTGATCTATGCTTTTAAGATAGGAAGTAGCTTCGGATACTGTATTGAAGCACTTCTTTTTGACAGTAATGCCAGCCTTTTTTAGCTTATGGATATAATCTAAAATTGAAGAAGTAGAATTATTCAAGCGGCTTAGAAAATTATCAAGGATACTTGAAGTCGATATTTCTTCTTCTGCACTCTTTAGTATATCCTCCAGGACGTCGGGACAACTTAAATTTGATATGTTTTCATTGCTTATAAATCTGGATAAATATTTGGTGCTTTTACTGTCGGCTGCATTTGAATTATTATTGCTATGAGTACTGCTAAATTCCTTATTCACTCGAAAACCTCCATAATACTAAGTGTTGGAATAATATTAGGGCATGAATGAAAAATTACTTCCGTTTTTGAGCGGGTGTTGACGAGTTAAGTCAACATATGAGCGAAATTTATAGCGGAAGTTATTTTTGACCATGACTAAACTTAATTTTTGGATATGTTTTCTTTTGTAAAAATTTTAAATATAATAAATATTATAAAACATATTTACCAGTTTTTAAAGTATTTTTTTCCTTGGAATTATTTTTTAAGGCCATAATGAAAAAATACTGTACAAATCGGACAAAACTGAACAAAGAAAGCTTATTGACCGTATCAGTACTCTTTGCTAAAATTATAATTATTAAAGATTAATTAGAGAATTCAAGGGATATTTTTGGGGATTGAACTTGAAATTGACATAGTGTTGTCAATGGGGGGCTTTATGTATAGCAGTTTTAATATTAGAATGAGTAAACTGTTTAAAAAAAAGGAAGATGACCTTCCTTTCAGACCTGGCACAGTTGTGAGTATTAAGCATGAGATTTTTCCGGAACCGGTTTTAAGTCTTGTACAGGAGACAGATGGGAAATATCTTTATATTGCTTATCCAAAAGAATTTAAAAGTTATAGTATTCAGTTGGGTGATCCCATTTGCTGCAGGATTAAAAATATTGACTGTGAATATTTGATAGAGAGCAGTATAAATAATATCAGCATTGTATATCCTGCATATTTACGGGTGTTTGTTGATAAATTTACTAGGTTTGATAATAAACGGGAAACCAAGCGGTATAATGTTGACATGTGTTCAAAAGTATCGGTTATAAGTGAAGATAATTGCATCATTAAAAATGATATAAAGCTGTATGTAAAGGATTTAAGCCTTGGAGGATTATATGGCATTATTCCTAAGAAAAATCTTGAAGGAATTAGCAACAGATATTCTCTGAATCTTAACTTAAATGCAGGTTTTGGCCAAAACATTAAATTTGATGCTGAGATAGTCAGAATAATAAATAGGGAACTATCCAATGAGGTTGGTATCAAAATTAAATACATTGACGATGAAAATAGCAAGATTCTAGAGTCTCTTATAAGAAAACTGGAAAGCGAAACGGGATCCAAGTTGGTCAAATATCTAGTGAATGGTGAAAGAATAAAGGTCTGTGATTAAATCACG is drawn from Pseudobacteroides sp. and contains these coding sequences:
- a CDS encoding PilZ domain-containing protein, translated to MYSSFNIRMSKLFKKKEDDLPFRPGTVVSIKHEIFPEPVLSLVQETDGKYLYIAYPKEFKSYSIQLGDPICCRIKNIDCEYLIESSINNISIVYPAYLRVFVDKFTRFDNKRETKRYNVDMCSKVSVISEDNCIIKNDIKLYVKDLSLGGLYGIIPKKNLEGISNRYSLNLNLNAGFGQNIKFDAEIVRIINRELSNEVGIKIKYIDDENSKILESLIRKLESETGSKLVKYLVNGERIKVCD
- a CDS encoding 3D domain-containing protein, with amino-acid sequence MNKEFSSTHSNNNSNAADSKSTKYLSRFISNENISNLSCPDVLEDILKSAEEEISTSSILDNFLSRLNNSTSSILDYIHKLKKAGITVKKKCFNTVSEATSYLKSIDHRGLIPSKINFGKLSDLSRRIYKEDIDPTVLLLFVKKHKFIIPVPVFIVIGSIVIFNNIATTTGSDAIYTAADCKSVVSVNLDNEIGPLTENKKPVFDNQIMSDYNFYSYYDIYSTNNAKNKVIDKNALNNILSSENKKKAADSSTKTNKNAASKAPKSIISRSAEQREDTSDIIKSSSTKMQMVATAYDLSVKSCGKSPSHPAYGITKTGTRATIGRTIAVDPSIIPLRSKVYISFPEAYKNLNGIYIAEDTGSKIKGNKIDIFFGEDSPGDRTVNSLARKFGVQVVNVYVLD